In a single window of the Mesorhizobium shangrilense genome:
- a CDS encoding M16 family metallopeptidase, translating into MGVEVSRLSNGLTVATETLPSVESVALGVWVKSGARNERDDEHGIAHLLEHMAFKGTGSRTAFQIASQIENVGGEINAATSVETTSFFARVLSKDLPLAIDLLADILTDSNFDPAELEREQHVILQEIGAAHDTPDDIVFDRFTETAFRHQPIGRSILGTPETVRSFTSRQLHSYMERQYGADRMVVVAAGDVDHDTFVREVEKRLGGFRATSDNVAPQPASYFGGDFREDRDLMDAQIVLGFEGRAYHVRDFYASQVLSMILGGGMSSRLFQEIREKRGLCYSVYAFHWGFSDTGIFGVHAATGESDIGKLVPVIVEELRRSGETILPEELDRARAQYHAGLVMSAESPASRASQIARQLLLFGRPIPREELVDRLSKLTTERLTDLSQRLFSTTPTIAAIGPVGSLASYDRISASLPQYAPAEQKLAV; encoded by the coding sequence ATGGGTGTAGAGGTAAGCCGTCTGTCGAACGGCCTGACGGTCGCCACTGAAACCCTGCCCAGCGTTGAATCCGTCGCCCTCGGCGTGTGGGTCAAGTCGGGCGCGCGCAACGAGCGCGACGACGAACACGGGATCGCGCATCTCCTCGAGCACATGGCGTTCAAGGGGACCGGCAGCCGCACCGCATTCCAGATCGCCTCGCAGATCGAGAATGTCGGCGGGGAGATCAACGCGGCGACGAGCGTGGAGACGACGTCGTTCTTCGCCCGCGTACTGAGCAAGGACCTGCCGCTGGCGATCGACCTGCTGGCCGACATCCTCACCGATTCGAATTTCGACCCCGCCGAACTCGAGCGCGAGCAGCACGTCATCCTCCAGGAGATCGGCGCAGCGCACGACACTCCTGACGACATCGTCTTCGACCGTTTCACCGAAACGGCCTTCAGGCACCAGCCGATCGGGCGCTCGATCCTGGGCACGCCGGAAACCGTGCGCTCGTTTACGTCGCGACAGCTGCATTCCTATATGGAGCGGCAGTACGGGGCCGATCGCATGGTGGTGGTGGCCGCCGGCGATGTCGACCATGACACCTTCGTGCGGGAGGTCGAGAAGCGGCTCGGCGGCTTCCGCGCCACCTCCGACAACGTCGCGCCACAGCCGGCAAGCTATTTCGGCGGCGACTTCCGCGAGGACCGCGACCTGATGGACGCGCAGATCGTGCTCGGCTTCGAAGGCCGCGCCTACCACGTGCGGGACTTCTATGCCTCGCAGGTGCTGTCGATGATCCTCGGAGGCGGCATGTCGTCCCGCCTGTTCCAGGAAATCCGTGAAAAGCGCGGCCTGTGCTACTCGGTCTACGCCTTCCACTGGGGTTTTTCGGACACCGGCATCTTCGGCGTCCATGCAGCCACCGGCGAGAGCGACATCGGCAAGCTGGTGCCGGTGATCGTAGAGGAACTGCGCCGCTCCGGCGAGACGATCCTTCCGGAGGAACTCGACCGCGCCCGTGCGCAGTACCATGCGGGACTGGTGATGTCGGCCGAAAGCCCGGCCAGCCGCGCATCGCAGATCGCCAGGCAGCTGCTGCTGTTCGGCCGCCCGATCCCCCGTGAAGAGCTGGTCGACCGGCTTTCGAAGCTGACGACCGAACGGCTGACGGATCTCTCGCAGCGTCTTTTCTCCACCACGCCCACGATCGCGGCCATCGGCCCCGTCGGCTCGCTTGCCTCCTACGACCGCATCAGCGCGTCGTTGCCGCAATACGCGCCCGCCGAGCAGAAGCTGGCGGTCTAA
- a CDS encoding transcriptional regulator, producing MNEVRLYVDTFEGFVKDTLRMAEKLDAGDRTVEPASFGFAKAEMLFALLTPKRWELLRALRASGRSSIRALAKALGRDYRGVHADVTALIHAGLIERDDNRLIRVPWSKITAEMDVEAAA from the coding sequence GTGAATGAGGTAAGGCTTTACGTCGATACCTTTGAAGGTTTCGTCAAAGACACTCTCCGCATGGCGGAGAAGCTGGATGCTGGCGATCGAACAGTCGAGCCCGCCTCTTTCGGCTTCGCCAAGGCGGAGATGCTGTTCGCACTGCTTACGCCCAAGCGGTGGGAGCTGCTGAGAGCATTGAGGGCAAGCGGCCGCTCATCCATCCGCGCCCTGGCGAAGGCCCTTGGGCGCGATTATCGCGGCGTGCACGCAGACGTGACCGCGTTGATCCATGCCGGGCTAATCGAGCGCGACGACAACCGCCTCATCCGCGTGCCCTGGTCGAAGATCACCGCCGAAATGGACGTTGAAGCGGCGGCCTGA
- a CDS encoding GNAT family N-acetyltransferase, which produces MLALPFVRRDAPCLRGERVTLRLPVRGDYQEWAALRAESRAFLEPWEPRWAPDELERAAWRHRLNKYREDFARGYAVPFFLIENFGGKLVGGITLGNIRHGVSQSGQIGYWIGERYAGQGLMLEGLRLLTRHAFETLRLHRVEAACIPDNTRSVRVLEKAGFQREGLLRSYLRINGAWQDHYLYSLIATDARGR; this is translated from the coding sequence ATGCTGGCGCTCCCCTTTGTCAGGCGGGATGCTCCATGCCTGCGCGGAGAGCGCGTCACGCTGCGCCTCCCGGTCCGCGGGGACTATCAGGAATGGGCAGCCCTACGCGCCGAAAGCCGGGCTTTCCTGGAGCCCTGGGAACCGCGCTGGGCGCCGGACGAGCTGGAACGCGCCGCCTGGCGCCACCGCCTCAACAAGTACCGCGAGGATTTTGCGCGCGGGTATGCCGTACCCTTCTTCCTCATCGAGAACTTCGGTGGAAAACTGGTCGGCGGGATAACCCTCGGCAACATCCGCCACGGAGTGTCGCAGAGCGGCCAGATCGGCTATTGGATCGGCGAGCGCTATGCTGGACAAGGCCTCATGCTTGAGGGCCTGCGGCTTCTGACGCGGCATGCGTTCGAGACGCTTCGGTTGCATCGCGTCGAGGCAGCCTGTATCCCCGACAATACGCGATCTGTTCGCGTGCTTGAAAAAGCCGGATTTCAGCGCGAAGGACTGCTCCGATCCTATCTACGCATCAACGGGGCCTGGCAGGATCACTACCTTTACTCGCTGATCGCGACCGATGCTCGCGGGAGATGA
- a CDS encoding site-specific DNA-methyltransferase yields MSALRLADDDFLVSPKAEWMDTILKGDCVAALNRLPEKSVDIVFADPPYNLQLDGDLHRPDQSKVDAVDDHWDQFDSFQAYDAFTRAWLLAARRVLKPNGTIWVIGSYHNIFRVGAIMQDLGYWILNDVVWRKTNPMPNFRGRRFQNAHETMIWASRDRDAKGYTFNYDAMKAANDDVQMRSDWLFPICTGGERLRDANGDKLHPTQKPEALLARVMLASSKPGDVILDPFFGSGTTGAVAKRLGRHFIGVEREQAYIDAATARIAAVQPLGAAELSVMSGKRAEPRVAFGSLVDSGLIAPGTTLYDSRKRWAAKVRADGTLATGTSAGSIHRLGAQVQGLEACNGWTFWHYERNGGLTAIDELRRIARLGMERAGA; encoded by the coding sequence ATGTCTGCCTTGCGTCTCGCCGACGACGATTTCCTTGTGTCTCCAAAAGCCGAGTGGATGGATACCATCCTGAAAGGGGACTGCGTCGCGGCCCTCAACCGGCTTCCGGAAAAGTCGGTAGACATCGTCTTCGCCGACCCGCCCTACAATCTGCAGCTCGATGGCGATCTGCACCGCCCCGACCAGTCCAAGGTCGACGCGGTCGACGACCACTGGGACCAGTTCGATAGTTTCCAGGCCTATGATGCGTTCACTCGCGCCTGGCTGCTCGCCGCCCGCCGCGTGCTGAAGCCGAACGGCACCATCTGGGTGATCGGCTCGTACCACAACATCTTCCGCGTTGGCGCGATCATGCAGGATCTCGGCTACTGGATCCTCAACGACGTGGTCTGGCGCAAGACCAATCCGATGCCGAATTTTCGCGGGCGTCGCTTCCAGAACGCGCACGAGACGATGATCTGGGCTTCGCGCGACCGCGACGCCAAGGGATACACCTTCAACTACGACGCCATGAAGGCGGCCAATGACGACGTGCAGATGCGTTCGGACTGGCTGTTCCCGATATGCACGGGGGGCGAGCGCCTGCGTGACGCCAATGGCGACAAGCTGCACCCGACCCAGAAGCCGGAGGCGCTGCTGGCGCGCGTGATGCTCGCCTCCAGCAAGCCCGGCGACGTGATCCTCGATCCATTCTTTGGTTCCGGCACCACGGGCGCCGTCGCCAAGCGCCTGGGCCGCCACTTCATCGGCGTCGAGCGCGAGCAGGCTTATATCGACGCCGCCACCGCACGCATTGCGGCAGTACAGCCGCTCGGTGCGGCTGAACTGAGCGTCATGTCGGGCAAGCGCGCCGAACCGCGCGTGGCGTTCGGCAGCCTAGTGGATTCAGGCCTGATCGCGCCGGGCACGACACTCTACGATTCGCGCAAGCGCTGGGCGGCCAAGGTTCGCGCCGACGGCACGCTCGCGACCGGCACCTCGGCTGGCTCGATCCATCGTCTCGGCGCCCAAGTGCAGGGCCTCGAGGCCTGCAACGGCTGGACCTTCTGGCACTACGAGCGCAATGGCGGCCTGACCGCGATCGACGAGTTGCGCCGGATCGCGCGGCTCGGCATGGAGCGGGCAGGGGCCTGA
- a CDS encoding nuclear transport factor 2 family protein, which produces MSISATMRAAEPGIVDIVARYHAALAAQDFEAIETFLTDTVVYISDGIGVHEGREAVLSGIRTYFAEFGDHAAEDFEIEAISDRAVRSVWKVTATSARNGRKIERHGEKTAFLDRDGFIEKIIVRDRTPDTAA; this is translated from the coding sequence ATGAGCATTTCCGCAACCATGCGGGCGGCCGAGCCCGGCATCGTCGACATCGTCGCGCGCTACCACGCAGCACTTGCGGCGCAGGACTTCGAAGCGATCGAGACCTTCCTGACGGACACCGTCGTCTACATTTCCGACGGGATCGGCGTGCACGAAGGCCGCGAAGCGGTGCTGAGCGGCATCCGCACCTATTTCGCCGAGTTCGGCGACCATGCCGCAGAGGACTTCGAGATCGAGGCCATCTCGGATCGCGCCGTCCGGTCCGTCTGGAAGGTGACCGCGACGAGCGCCAGGAACGGCCGGAAGATCGAGCGCCACGGAGAGAAGACCGCCTTCCTCGACCGCGACGGTTTCATCGAGAAGATCATCGTCAGGGACCGGACGCCGGACACCGCGGCATAG
- a CDS encoding DUF721 domain-containing protein, which translates to MAKFTPNRPVPVSDLVSDLLDPVLRKRAGISVGLVQSWEEVVGPRLAVISRPQKIQWPNRHDEDAFEPAVLVIACEGMAALHIQHETSEIIGRVNAFLGYNAIGRIRIVQKPVRTAAIPPRPRLKPLSEAEAAKLSGKVSAIENEELRASLERLGRSVLGERRRKH; encoded by the coding sequence ATGGCCAAGTTCACGCCAAATCGCCCGGTTCCGGTCAGCGACCTCGTTTCCGATCTCCTCGATCCGGTGCTGCGCAAGCGCGCCGGCATTTCGGTCGGCCTCGTGCAGTCCTGGGAGGAGGTCGTCGGCCCGCGCCTCGCAGTGATCTCCCGGCCGCAGAAGATCCAGTGGCCGAACCGGCACGACGAAGACGCCTTCGAGCCGGCGGTGCTGGTCATTGCCTGCGAGGGCATGGCGGCGCTGCACATACAGCACGAGACCTCCGAGATCATCGGTCGCGTCAACGCCTTCCTCGGCTACAACGCGATCGGCCGCATCAGGATCGTCCAGAAGCCGGTGCGGACGGCAGCCATTCCTCCCCGACCGCGTCTCAAGCCGTTGAGCGAAGCCGAGGCGGCGAAGCTGAGCGGCAAGGTGTCTGCCATCGAAAACGAGGAATTGCGGGCGTCACTGGAGCGGCTCGGCCGCTCCGTTCTTGGGGAAAGGCGTCGCAAGCACTGA
- a CDS encoding HAD family hydrolase: protein MTDIRHIVFDIGMVLIHYDPNLPFLRFIPDPAERKWFFENVCTHDWNIEQDRGRTWEEAEALLIADYPEHEENIRNFRRYWHEMLPHPIDGSVALMDRLIDAGHDVTMLTNWAADTFVEARGRFAFLDRPRGVTVSGMIKLIKPEPAIYEHHAKAFDLDPAATLFIDDNPKNVDAARDAGWRAIRFTNPAALEDALAEHGIRA from the coding sequence ATGACCGACATCCGCCATATCGTCTTCGACATCGGCATGGTGCTGATCCACTACGATCCGAACCTCCCGTTCCTTCGCTTCATCCCCGATCCGGCGGAACGCAAGTGGTTCTTCGAGAATGTCTGCACGCACGACTGGAACATAGAACAGGACCGCGGGCGGACGTGGGAGGAAGCCGAGGCGCTGCTGATCGCCGACTACCCGGAGCACGAAGAGAACATCCGCAACTTCCGCCGCTACTGGCACGAGATGCTTCCCCATCCGATCGACGGTTCCGTCGCGCTGATGGACAGGCTGATCGATGCCGGCCACGACGTGACGATGCTCACCAACTGGGCTGCGGATACCTTCGTCGAGGCGCGCGGACGCTTTGCGTTCCTCGATCGGCCACGGGGCGTGACGGTGTCCGGCATGATCAAGCTGATCAAGCCGGAGCCGGCGATCTACGAGCATCACGCCAAGGCGTTCGACCTGGACCCTGCCGCAACACTGTTCATCGACGACAATCCTAAAAACGTCGATGCCGCACGGGATGCGGGCTGGCGGGCAATCCGGTTCACCAACCCCGCCGCGCTCGAGGACGCGCTGGCAGAACATGGAATAAGAGCATGA
- the thrC gene encoding threonine synthase, which yields MRYVSTRGEAPALGFSDAVLAGLARDGGLYVPEEWPTFSAADIRGLRGLSYADAAIRILTPFLGGEVSASVFERLVREAYATFRHDAVCPLVQIDANRFVLELFHGPTLAFKDVAMQLLARLMDHILAERGERATIVGATSGDTGGAAIEAFAGRDRTDIFILFPHGRVSPVQQRQMTTQAAGNVHALAIEGNFDDCQSLVKDMFNDHRFRDRMSLSGVNSINWARIMAQIVYYFTSAVSLGAPDRPVSFTVPTGNFGDIFAGYAAKRMGLPIERLAIATNDNDILARTLATGEYRMEGVVATTSPSMDIQISSNFERLLFEASKRDAATVRRYMAGLKQSGGFRIEDGAVETIRREFDAGRATMAETAATIATTLKSSGYLLDPHTATAVHVSEAADQRTPMIVLGTAHPAKFPDAVEAASGVKPRLPEWLADLMERHEKFTVLPSDLQKVEEYIGRLSRAAL from the coding sequence ATACGTTACGTCAGCACACGGGGCGAAGCCCCCGCCCTCGGCTTCTCGGACGCAGTGCTTGCGGGTCTCGCGCGCGACGGCGGGCTCTACGTCCCTGAAGAATGGCCCACGTTCAGCGCCGCCGACATACGCGGCTTGCGCGGTCTCTCCTATGCCGACGCCGCGATCCGCATCCTGACGCCCTTTCTCGGCGGCGAGGTTTCCGCTTCGGTGTTCGAACGCCTCGTCCGCGAGGCCTACGCCACGTTCCGCCATGACGCCGTCTGCCCCCTGGTGCAGATCGACGCGAACCGCTTCGTTCTCGAGCTCTTCCACGGGCCGACGCTCGCCTTCAAGGACGTCGCCATGCAGCTGCTGGCGAGGCTGATGGACCACATCCTGGCCGAACGCGGCGAGCGGGCGACCATTGTCGGTGCGACCTCGGGCGACACCGGCGGGGCGGCGATCGAGGCCTTCGCCGGGCGCGACCGCACCGATATCTTCATCCTGTTTCCGCACGGGCGCGTATCGCCGGTGCAGCAGCGCCAGATGACCACGCAAGCGGCGGGCAACGTTCACGCACTGGCGATCGAAGGCAACTTCGACGACTGCCAAAGCCTCGTGAAGGACATGTTCAACGATCATCGCTTCCGCGATCGCATGTCGCTGTCGGGCGTGAATTCGATCAACTGGGCGCGGATCATGGCCCAGATCGTCTACTACTTCACCTCGGCTGTCTCGCTCGGCGCGCCGGACCGGCCGGTGTCGTTCACCGTGCCCACCGGCAATTTCGGCGACATCTTCGCCGGCTACGCGGCCAAGCGCATGGGATTGCCGATCGAGCGGCTGGCGATCGCCACCAACGACAACGACATCCTGGCGCGCACGCTGGCGACCGGCGAGTACCGGATGGAGGGCGTGGTCGCGACGACTTCCCCGTCGATGGACATCCAGATCTCGTCCAACTTCGAGCGGCTGCTGTTCGAGGCGTCGAAGCGGGACGCGGCGACTGTGCGGCGCTACATGGCCGGGCTCAAGCAGTCGGGCGGCTTCCGCATCGAAGACGGCGCGGTCGAGACCATCCGGCGCGAATTCGACGCCGGGCGTGCGACCATGGCGGAAACGGCCGCGACCATCGCGACGACGCTGAAATCCAGCGGCTACCTGCTCGACCCGCATACCGCGACCGCCGTGCATGTATCCGAAGCGGCCGACCAAAGAACGCCCATGATCGTGCTCGGAACTGCGCACCCCGCGAAGTTTCCCGACGCGGTGGAGGCAGCAAGCGGCGTGAAACCCCGACTGCCCGAATGGTTGGCGGACTTGATGGAACGTCACGAAAAGTTCACAGTGCTCCCCTCCGACCTCCAAAAGGTCGAAGAGTACATTGGCCGCCTGTCGCGCGCGGCGCTCTAA
- a CDS encoding serine hydrolase domain-containing protein, with product MHPIAPSVFLSPMREDRVFHTAWISSDGSEGFSGSPAGLFPWWSFTKTALAICALRLVEDKRLDLDTPRPGKTFTLRQLLQHRAGVPDYGSLNAYHDAVARNDAAWSRAHLLEAAGADRLDFSPGTGWAYSNIGYLFVGDAIEDASGLDLATALRVFVLEPSEAVSASLATKPADFRQIFWPALRTYDPRWVYHGCLIGTPMDAARVLHACLGERILRPDTLHTMVAAHELGDAPPGRPWTGTGYGLGLMSGRMGAAGRAIGHSGGGPGCVNAVYHFPDAADPIVVAAFTDGDDEGLAEFETVSIARRAPAAR from the coding sequence TTGCATCCGATAGCGCCGTCCGTATTCCTCTCACCCATGCGAGAGGACAGGGTATTCCACACCGCCTGGATCAGCAGTGACGGCAGCGAGGGCTTCTCGGGCTCACCTGCCGGCCTGTTCCCGTGGTGGAGTTTTACCAAGACGGCGCTGGCGATATGCGCGCTGCGCCTCGTGGAGGACAAGCGCCTCGACCTGGATACGCCAAGGCCCGGGAAAACCTTTACCCTAAGGCAACTTCTGCAGCATCGGGCCGGAGTGCCGGACTACGGCTCCCTGAACGCCTACCATGACGCTGTCGCCCGGAACGACGCAGCCTGGTCTCGGGCGCATCTCCTGGAGGCCGCGGGTGCAGACCGGCTCGACTTCTCACCCGGAACGGGCTGGGCCTACAGCAACATAGGCTATCTGTTCGTTGGCGACGCCATTGAGGACGCCAGCGGACTCGACCTTGCGACAGCTCTCCGCGTTTTCGTGCTTGAGCCGTCAGAGGCCGTTTCAGCAAGTCTCGCGACAAAACCTGCCGACTTCCGACAGATTTTCTGGCCCGCCCTTCGCACATATGACCCTAGATGGGTCTACCACGGCTGCCTGATCGGCACTCCGATGGATGCGGCCAGGGTGCTTCACGCCTGCCTCGGCGAACGGATCCTGCGGCCCGACACGTTACACACAATGGTCGCGGCACATGAATTGGGCGATGCGCCGCCCGGCAGGCCATGGACCGGCACCGGTTACGGGCTGGGCCTGATGTCGGGCAGGATGGGCGCTGCGGGCCGCGCGATCGGACATTCGGGCGGCGGCCCGGGCTGCGTCAACGCTGTCTATCACTTCCCCGACGCGGCGGATCCGATCGTGGTCGCGGCCTTCACCGATGGCGACGATGAAGGACTGGCCGAATTCGAAACCGTATCGATTGCTCGGCGCGCACCTGCCGCCCGATGA
- a CDS encoding HAD family hydrolase produces the protein MDDIDLVIFDCDGVLVDSEVIAARVEADLITKAGYPISAAEISETYAGLTFRDILLRVEKEADMPFQATLIEQARTEMERELRRSVQAIEGVHEAVAAVETKRCICSNSRSDMLDMMLTKTGIKPLFGADIFAALETPTAKPKPAPDVFLFAAEKMKADPRRTFAIEDSVHGIHGAKAAGMRVIGFTGGSHSYPGHGDLLMEAGAETVIRRWAELKGVLGALASWSEIA, from the coding sequence ATGGACGACATCGATCTCGTTATTTTCGACTGCGACGGCGTGCTCGTCGATTCAGAGGTTATCGCCGCGCGGGTCGAGGCCGACCTGATCACCAAGGCGGGCTATCCCATTAGTGCTGCCGAGATCTCGGAGACCTATGCCGGCCTGACCTTCCGCGACATCCTGCTGCGCGTGGAGAAGGAAGCGGACATGCCCTTCCAGGCCACGCTGATCGAACAGGCCAGAACCGAGATGGAGCGCGAGCTGCGTCGCAGCGTGCAGGCGATCGAAGGCGTCCACGAGGCCGTCGCCGCCGTCGAGACCAAGCGCTGCATCTGCTCGAATTCACGCAGCGACATGCTCGACATGATGCTGACCAAGACCGGCATCAAGCCGCTCTTCGGCGCCGACATCTTCGCCGCGCTGGAGACACCGACGGCCAAGCCGAAGCCCGCGCCCGACGTGTTCCTCTTCGCCGCCGAGAAGATGAAGGCAGACCCGCGCCGCACCTTCGCGATCGAGGATTCAGTACATGGCATCCACGGCGCCAAGGCCGCTGGCATGCGCGTCATCGGCTTCACGGGCGGCTCGCACAGCTACCCGGGCCACGGCGACCTCCTGATGGAGGCCGGGGCCGAAACCGTCATCCGCCGCTGGGCGGAACTCAAGGGCGTGCTCGGCGCGCTCGCGAGCTGGTCGGAGATTGCCTGA
- the mutY gene encoding A/G-specific adenine glycosylase: protein MATCRSLPSRLLAWYDRHHRYLPWRVPPDRIAAGVRPDPYRVWLSEVMLQQTTVEAVKPYFRTFVETWPTVGTLAASEQEDVMKAWAGLGYYSRARNLKKCAEAVATTHAGLFPSSEEGLRTLPGIGPYTAAAIAAIAFGRPAAVVDGNVERVMSRVFAIDRPVSESKPQIRALVETLVPVDRPGDFAQAMMDLGATICSPKRPACMMCPIRDDCAALAGGDPERFPVKTVKAERPTRRGAAFVAVRADGAVLLRKRAESGLLGGMTEVPGTGWTARADGETTAKAAPFAGNWTFAGQIVHVFTHFSLELDVFRSDMDGHTPPPGTWWSAPSDLPGEALPTVMKKAIEAVLPGATRKNSGPRHR, encoded by the coding sequence ATGGCCACCTGCCGTTCGCTCCCGTCCCGCCTGCTCGCCTGGTACGACCGCCACCACCGCTATCTCCCGTGGCGCGTCCCGCCTGACCGGATCGCCGCCGGCGTAAGGCCCGACCCCTACCGTGTCTGGCTTTCGGAGGTCATGCTCCAGCAGACGACCGTCGAGGCGGTGAAGCCCTATTTTCGGACCTTCGTCGAGACCTGGCCGACAGTCGGCACGCTGGCCGCATCCGAGCAGGAAGACGTGATGAAGGCCTGGGCCGGCCTCGGCTACTATTCACGGGCGCGGAACCTCAAGAAATGCGCCGAAGCAGTCGCGACCACCCATGCTGGGTTATTTCCGTCGAGCGAGGAAGGGCTGCGCACACTCCCGGGCATCGGTCCCTACACGGCGGCCGCGATCGCGGCGATCGCCTTCGGCCGCCCCGCCGCGGTGGTGGACGGCAATGTCGAGCGGGTGATGTCGCGGGTCTTCGCCATCGATCGCCCGGTGAGCGAGAGCAAGCCGCAGATCCGCGCGCTCGTGGAAACGCTCGTGCCGGTGGACAGGCCTGGAGACTTCGCGCAGGCGATGATGGACCTCGGCGCGACGATCTGCTCGCCGAAGCGGCCGGCCTGCATGATGTGCCCGATCCGCGACGACTGCGCGGCGCTGGCAGGCGGGGACCCGGAGAGATTCCCGGTGAAGACGGTCAAGGCCGAGCGGCCGACACGCCGGGGCGCAGCCTTCGTGGCGGTGCGGGCGGACGGCGCGGTGCTGCTCCGGAAGCGAGCGGAAAGCGGGTTGCTCGGCGGCATGACGGAGGTGCCCGGCACTGGCTGGACGGCACGCGCGGACGGCGAGACCACCGCAAAAGCTGCGCCTTTTGCGGGAAATTGGACCTTTGCGGGACAAATTGTCCACGTTTTCACGCATTTTTCACTGGAACTGGACGTCTTTCGTTCCGATATGGACGGCCACACCCCTCCGCCCGGGACATGGTGGTCTGCACCATCTGATCTTCCCGGCGAGGCTTTGCCGACCGTGATGAAAAAGGCTATCGAGGCAGTTCTTCCCGGCGCAACGCGCAAGAACTCCGGCCCGAGACACAGATGA
- a CDS encoding toxin-antitoxin system TumE family protein, producing MPKRARLLRRRKFDLGRGYIAQVTIWELPLRTEERPHGLKYSLFFGRYGERIIGYDNEAGKGDHRHYREREEPYRFHSMKQLLADFFADVRKELDSE from the coding sequence ATGCCAAAACGCGCAAGGCTCCTCAGGCGACGGAAGTTCGATCTGGGGAGAGGTTACATTGCGCAGGTCACGATCTGGGAGTTGCCTCTCAGAACCGAAGAACGCCCACACGGGCTAAAATACTCGCTCTTTTTCGGGCGGTATGGCGAGCGTATTATCGGCTACGACAATGAAGCAGGCAAGGGCGACCACCGGCACTACCGCGAACGGGAAGAGCCCTACCGATTTCATTCTATGAAGCAACTCCTAGCCGACTTTTTTGCCGATGTGAGAAAGGAACTCGACAGTGAATGA